A genomic region of Paralichthys olivaceus isolate ysfri-2021 chromosome 18, ASM2471397v2, whole genome shotgun sequence contains the following coding sequences:
- the LOC109643874 gene encoding uncharacterized protein isoform X2 produces the protein MVKASKVCGADDVFVPQWKHYQQLMFLQGCWDQDDGVDDQPPSPLILPQEATQTVDSSPGLIISFLPNLPTFPSTSSSCVPSKMMVKCFWTEERERALIIFYSEHSCLWNKKSENHNNRQLRLRLLEVLRAQLSDQSVSFSVEDIKCKFKNLRTVFNREFKAVLSSQASDKLYVSKWKHYQQLLFLCQSWDDDDGTDDLQAPMPRDDKDVEQGNQTPSSTLSSFSSSSTYSIKVNNASVQSSARTGSGYQTLLSASPDNLKLSNQTAALPTSRSSSPTDTKPCASSSPLSFCVSVPFETDGRASAESRCHWSEAKVQQLISFYSERSCLWNHKSESYRNRLLRQSLLETLSGLLSDNESVPFTVDDIKTKFRNLRTIFQREHKAVSSNKTCGSEDFYLPKWKHYRDLMFLCDSCDEDERPEDLHFHQPQESIPLHLDSKATPPTLHYHTDSQTDVKLNVTPRGFEAPPSPTPPDSRLSSPSSSPPPSTSSSHTGSRVSGRKRAPPSTGDMLDFMRTFCHSQTVSPHAGFLKYVEECLNETPPDKVKKLKKKIIETIHSASEEV, from the exons ATGGTGAAGGCGAGCAAGGTGTGTGGGGCGGACGACGTGTTCGTGCCGCAGTGGAAGCACTACCAGCAGCTGATGTTCCTGCAGGGCTGCTGGGACCAGGACGACGGCGTCGACGACCAGCCGCCGTCGCCGCTGATTCTCCCACAGGAAGCGACCCAGACGGTCGATTCATCCCCGGGATTAatcatctccttcctccccaACCTGCCCACCTTCCCCTCCACCTCGTCCTCCTGCGTCCCCTCCAAAATGATGGTTAAATGTTTCTGGACCGAAGAGCGGGAGCGAGCGTTGATCATCTTCTACTCCG aACACAGCTGTCTGTGGAACAAGAAATCTGAAAACCACAACAACCGTCAGCTCAGGCTGAGGCTGCTGGAGGTTCTGAGAGCTCAGCTGTCCGACCAGTCAGTGTCTTTCTCAG ttgAAGACATAAAGTGCAAGTTCAAGAACCTTCGGACGGTTTTTAACCGTGAATTCAAGGCGGTCCTCTCCAGCCAGGCGTCCGACAAACTCTATGTGTCCAAATGGAAGCACTACCAGCAGCTGCTCTTCCTCTGCCAGTCCTGGGACGATGACGACGGCACGGACGACCTGCAGGCTCCGATGCCGCGGGACGACAAGGACGTGGAGCAGGGGAACCAAACACCCTCCTCCACGCTgagcagcttctcctccagctccacctacAGCATCAAGGTCAATAACGCCTCTGTCCAGAGCAGCGCCAGGACCGGCTCCGGATACCAAACCCTCCTCTCTGCGTCTCCAGACAATCTCAAACTATCAAACCAAACGGCCGCACTCCCGACCTCCCGATCTTCATCACCAACTGACACGAAACCCTGCGCAAGCTCCTCCCCTCTGAGTTTCTGTGTGTCCGTGCCTTTCGAGACGGACGGCAGAGCGAGCGCAGAGTCCCGCTGCCACTGGAGCGAGGCCAAAGTTCAGCAGCTCATTTCATTTTACTCCG AGCGCAGTTGTCTGTGGAACCACAAGTCCGAGAGTTACAGGAACCGTCTGCTGAGGCAGAGTCTGTTGGAGACGCTGAGCGGCCTCCTGTCGGACAACGAGTCCGTCCCCTTCACAG TGGACGACATAAAGACAAAGTTCAGGAACCTGCGAACCATCTTCCAGCGGGAACACAAAGCGGTGAGTTCCAACAAGACGTGTGGTTCTGAGGACTTTTACCTTCCCAAGTGGAAACATTACCGGGATCTGATGTTCCTCTGTGACTCCTGCGACGAGGACGAGCGACCCGAAGACCTCCACTTCCACCAACCGCAGGAGTCCATCCCCCTCCACCTGGACAGCAAGGCCACGCCCCCCACCCTACACTACCACACTGACAGTCAAACCGATGTCAAGCTGAACGTCACGCCGCGAGGCTTCGAAGCCCCGCCCTCACCGACTCCCCCAGACTCCCGGCtatcctctccctcttcctccccgcCCCCCTCGACATCCTCCTCTCACACCGGCAGCCGAGTGTCGGGGCGCAAACGAGCGCCGCCCTCCACCGGAGACATGCTGGATTTCATGAGGACGTTCTGTCACAGTCAAACGGTGTCGCCGCACGCCGGCTTCCTGAAGTACGTGGAGGAGTGTCTGAACGAGACGCCGCCGGACAAAgtgaagaaactgaagaagaagataaTCGAGACGATCCACAGCGCGTCAGAGGAAGTTTAG
- the LOC109643874 gene encoding uncharacterized protein isoform X1, with the protein MAAAPFSFPAERFWTEEKEKTLICFFSNHSCLWNHKSESYKNRQLRWKTLEHLRILLSAQPPPVPFTVEDIKNKFKNLRTTFQRQYKMVKASKVCGADDVFVPQWKHYQQLMFLQGCWDQDDGVDDQPPSPLILPQEATQTVDSSPGLIISFLPNLPTFPSTSSSCVPSKMMVKCFWTEERERALIIFYSEHSCLWNKKSENHNNRQLRLRLLEVLRAQLSDQSVSFSVEDIKCKFKNLRTVFNREFKAVLSSQASDKLYVSKWKHYQQLLFLCQSWDDDDGTDDLQAPMPRDDKDVEQGNQTPSSTLSSFSSSSTYSIKVNNASVQSSARTGSGYQTLLSASPDNLKLSNQTAALPTSRSSSPTDTKPCASSSPLSFCVSVPFETDGRASAESRCHWSEAKVQQLISFYSERSCLWNHKSESYRNRLLRQSLLETLSGLLSDNESVPFTVDDIKTKFRNLRTIFQREHKAVSSNKTCGSEDFYLPKWKHYRDLMFLCDSCDEDERPEDLHFHQPQESIPLHLDSKATPPTLHYHTDSQTDVKLNVTPRGFEAPPSPTPPDSRLSSPSSSPPPSTSSSHTGSRVSGRKRAPPSTGDMLDFMRTFCHSQTVSPHAGFLKYVEECLNETPPDKVKKLKKKIIETIHSASEEV; encoded by the exons ATGGCGGCGGCTCCGTTCAGTTTCCCGGCGGAGAGATTCTGGAccgaggagaaggagaagacgTTGATCTGCTTCTTCTCCA aTCACAGCTGTCTGTGGAACCACAAGTCAGAGAGCTACAAGAACCGGCAGCTGCGATGGAAAACTCTGGAACACCTGAGGATCCTTCTGTCCGCTCAGCCTCCGCCTGTTCCCTTCACAG TGGAAGACATTAAGAATAAGTTCAAGAACCTTCGTACCACCTTTCAGCGTCAGTACAAAATGGTGAAGGCGAGCAAGGTGTGTGGGGCGGACGACGTGTTCGTGCCGCAGTGGAAGCACTACCAGCAGCTGATGTTCCTGCAGGGCTGCTGGGACCAGGACGACGGCGTCGACGACCAGCCGCCGTCGCCGCTGATTCTCCCACAGGAAGCGACCCAGACGGTCGATTCATCCCCGGGATTAatcatctccttcctccccaACCTGCCCACCTTCCCCTCCACCTCGTCCTCCTGCGTCCCCTCCAAAATGATGGTTAAATGTTTCTGGACCGAAGAGCGGGAGCGAGCGTTGATCATCTTCTACTCCG aACACAGCTGTCTGTGGAACAAGAAATCTGAAAACCACAACAACCGTCAGCTCAGGCTGAGGCTGCTGGAGGTTCTGAGAGCTCAGCTGTCCGACCAGTCAGTGTCTTTCTCAG ttgAAGACATAAAGTGCAAGTTCAAGAACCTTCGGACGGTTTTTAACCGTGAATTCAAGGCGGTCCTCTCCAGCCAGGCGTCCGACAAACTCTATGTGTCCAAATGGAAGCACTACCAGCAGCTGCTCTTCCTCTGCCAGTCCTGGGACGATGACGACGGCACGGACGACCTGCAGGCTCCGATGCCGCGGGACGACAAGGACGTGGAGCAGGGGAACCAAACACCCTCCTCCACGCTgagcagcttctcctccagctccacctacAGCATCAAGGTCAATAACGCCTCTGTCCAGAGCAGCGCCAGGACCGGCTCCGGATACCAAACCCTCCTCTCTGCGTCTCCAGACAATCTCAAACTATCAAACCAAACGGCCGCACTCCCGACCTCCCGATCTTCATCACCAACTGACACGAAACCCTGCGCAAGCTCCTCCCCTCTGAGTTTCTGTGTGTCCGTGCCTTTCGAGACGGACGGCAGAGCGAGCGCAGAGTCCCGCTGCCACTGGAGCGAGGCCAAAGTTCAGCAGCTCATTTCATTTTACTCCG AGCGCAGTTGTCTGTGGAACCACAAGTCCGAGAGTTACAGGAACCGTCTGCTGAGGCAGAGTCTGTTGGAGACGCTGAGCGGCCTCCTGTCGGACAACGAGTCCGTCCCCTTCACAG TGGACGACATAAAGACAAAGTTCAGGAACCTGCGAACCATCTTCCAGCGGGAACACAAAGCGGTGAGTTCCAACAAGACGTGTGGTTCTGAGGACTTTTACCTTCCCAAGTGGAAACATTACCGGGATCTGATGTTCCTCTGTGACTCCTGCGACGAGGACGAGCGACCCGAAGACCTCCACTTCCACCAACCGCAGGAGTCCATCCCCCTCCACCTGGACAGCAAGGCCACGCCCCCCACCCTACACTACCACACTGACAGTCAAACCGATGTCAAGCTGAACGTCACGCCGCGAGGCTTCGAAGCCCCGCCCTCACCGACTCCCCCAGACTCCCGGCtatcctctccctcttcctccccgcCCCCCTCGACATCCTCCTCTCACACCGGCAGCCGAGTGTCGGGGCGCAAACGAGCGCCGCCCTCCACCGGAGACATGCTGGATTTCATGAGGACGTTCTGTCACAGTCAAACGGTGTCGCCGCACGCCGGCTTCCTGAAGTACGTGGAGGAGTGTCTGAACGAGACGCCGCCGGACAAAgtgaagaaactgaagaagaagataaTCGAGACGATCCACAGCGCGTCAGAGGAAGTTTAG
- the mfsd14ba gene encoding hippocampus abundant transcript 1 protein, with amino-acid sequence MSGEAAAAPGRVVLVKKIIMKDGAALQQGIGRPSVYHAVVVIFLEFFAWGLLTTPMLTVLHETFPQHTFLMNGLIQGVKGLLSFMSAPLIGALSDVWGRRSFLLVTVFFTCAPIPLMRLSPWWYFAMISMSGAFSVTFSVIFAYVADVTSERERSTAYGLVSATFAASLVTSPAIGAYLSAWYGDNLVVLLATLIALADICFILLAMPESLPDKMRLNTWGAPISWEQADPFTSLRKVGQDPTVLLICITVFLSYLPEAGQYSSFFLYLRQVINFSSTTIAVFIGVVGILSIVAQTLFLTLLMRTLGNKNTVLLGLGFQILQLAWYGFGSEPWMMWAAGAVAAMSSITFPAVSALVSQSADPDKQGVVQGMITGIRGLCNGLGPALYGFIFFLFNVELNTMDPIQGDFNIDPLPLQSPTERALIPGPPFLLGACTVVVAFFVALFIPEKTSCSSSSSHLSLSDKPHPDSKESMSSLAGVHINTPLPGSDEEAPPTTSDEDFEPLLQDSIV; translated from the exons ATGTCGGGGGAGGCGGCGGCGGCCCCCGGGAGGGTGGTGCTGGTCAAGAAGATCATCATGAAGGACGGAGCCGCG CTCCAGCAGGGCATCGGCAGACCCAGTGTGTATCACGCCGTGGTGGTGATCTTCCTGGAGTTCTTTGCCTGGGGTCTGCTCACCACGCCCATGCTCACT GTTTTACATGAAACGTTTCCTCAGCACACGTTTCTGATGAATGGACTCATTCAGGGAGTGAAG GGTCTTCTCTCGTTCATGTCCGCTCCTCTGATTGGTGCGTTGTCGGATGTGTGGGGCAGACGCTCCTTCCTGTTGGTCACCGTCTTCTTCACTTGTGCTCCGATCCCTCTGATGAGGCTCAGCCCCTG GTGGTACTTCGCCATGATCTCCATGTCTGGAGCTTTCTCCGTCACCTTCTCTGTCATCTTCGCCTACGTTGCCGACGTGAcgtcagaaagagagaggagcacAGCATACGGTCTG GTGTCGGCGACCTTTGCGGCCAGCCTGGTGACGAGTCCGGCCATCGGGGCGTATCTGTCCGCCTGGTACGGGGACAACCTGGTGGTTCTGTTGGCCACGCTGATCGCTCTGGCCGACATCTGCTTCATCCTGCTCGccatgcccgagtctctgccgGACAAGATGAGGCTCAACACGTGGGGGGCGCCGATATCCTGGGAGCAGGCCGACCCCTTCACA tcTCTGAGAAAAGTGGGTCAGGACCCGACCGTCTTACTGATCTGTATCACTGTGTTCCTGTCGTACCTGCCAGAGGCCGGACAGTACTCCAGCTTCTTCCTCTACCTGAGACAG GTTATAAATTTCTCCTCCACAACCATCGCTGTGTTTATTGGCGTCGTGGGGATTCTGTCCATCGTAGCACAG acTCTCTTCCTCACGCTGCTGATGAGAACTCTGGGTAATAAGAACACGGTTCTGTTGGGTTTGGGTTTCCAGATCCTTCAGTTGGCCTGGTACGGCTTCGGATCAGAGCCATG gatGATGTGGGCAGCAGGAGCTGTAGCAGCAATGTCCTCCATCACCTTCCCAGCTGTTTCTGCTCTGGTGTCACAGTCAGCTGATCCTGATAAACAAG gtGTGGTTCAGGGGATGATCACGGGGATCAGAGGTCTGTGTAACGGTCTGGGTCCGGCTCTGTACGgattcatcttcttcctcttcaacGTTGAGCTCAACACAATGGACCCCATCCAGGGAGACTTCAACATCGACCCGCTGCCTCTGCAAAGTCCCACTGAG CGAGCGCTCATCCCCGGCCCGCCCTTCCTGTTGGGTGCGTGCACCGTGGTGGTCGCCTTCTTCGTGGCCCTCTTCATCCCAGAGAaaacctcctgctcctcctcttcctcccacctgTCCCTCAGCGACAAGCCCCACCCGGACAGCAAAGAGTCCATGTCCTCACTGGCTGGCGTCCACATCAACACGCCGCTCCCAGGCAGCGACGAGGAGGCGCCTCCCACCACTAGCGACGAGGACTTTGAGCCTCTGCTGCAGGACAGTATCGTTTGA